The Rhodobacteraceae bacterium M382 genome window below encodes:
- a CDS encoding ABC transporter ATP-binding protein has product MIRLENLKKSFLFRGERKVVANNLNVTFPTGVSVGLLGRNGAGKSTLLRMIAGAMEPDSGRIRTYGTISWPVGLAGGFHHDLTGAQNVRFIARVYGVDTDELLYFVESFAELGMHFHQPVRTYSSGMRARLGFGVSMGIRFDTYLVDEVTSVGDEIFKNKAQALFKERMRNAGAIVVTHAPPMMRQMCEAGAVLVDGNLHYFDDVGEAIAFHFEVMHQQNLARQAQGRVG; this is encoded by the coding sequence ATGATCCGTCTGGAGAATCTCAAGAAGTCGTTCCTGTTCCGTGGCGAACGCAAAGTGGTGGCGAACAATCTCAACGTCACCTTTCCGACCGGCGTTTCGGTTGGTCTTTTGGGGCGCAACGGGGCGGGAAAATCGACCCTGTTGCGCATGATTGCGGGCGCGATGGAACCAGATTCCGGCCGCATCCGGACCTATGGAACCATTTCCTGGCCCGTGGGGCTGGCCGGGGGGTTTCACCATGATCTGACCGGGGCCCAGAACGTGCGGTTCATCGCCCGGGTCTATGGGGTCGACACGGACGAGCTTTTGTATTTCGTCGAAAGCTTTGCCGAGCTGGGGATGCATTTCCACCAGCCGGTGCGGACCTATTCTTCGGGGATGCGGGCGCGGCTGGGTTTCGGGGTGTCGATGGGAATCCGGTTTGACACCTATCTGGTGGATGAGGTGACATCGGTCGGGGACGAGATCTTCAAGAACAAGGCACAGGCCCTGTTCAAGGAGCGAATGCGCAATGCCGGGGCCATCGTGGTGACCCATGCGCCGCCCATGATGCGCCAGATGTGCGAGGCGGGCGCGGTGCTGGTGGATGGCAATCTGCATTACTTTGACGATGTGGGCGAGGCGATCGCCTTTCATTTCGAGGTCATGCACCAGCAGAACCTGGCCCGTCAGGCCCAGGGTCGGGTCGGGTAA